A stretch of Brassica rapa cultivar Chiifu-401-42 chromosome A08, CAAS_Brap_v3.01, whole genome shotgun sequence DNA encodes these proteins:
- the LOC103834157 gene encoding uncharacterized protein LOC103834157 isoform X2, with protein MMRYQRVSPDCVPLTNGANKPYLRPSPSNEDTTTSIAAGRGFNGGSCTISSSLDGVPEGFRFRSTQQHDPTPSRGGGGDVLLQWGQRKRSRISRAEIRSSTTTPADDSSSSSGQGKTQSNKLSRRSLNPSMPPPAPVFSGRSSNNRNGIVGGKEIFLSRNLEDRSANGSPSRNINSRMVSRSAGSKRSPPSPDQIEKRSSVRDHHQNHRQNGLDHNHDQQHQRVSRSESAAQAHPELETNKNNGEKEKATQVETREWPRIYIALSRKEKEEDFLVMKGTKLPHRPRKRAKNIDKSLQYCFPGMWLSDLTKNRYEVREKKNVKKPKRRGLKGLENLDTDSE; from the exons ATGATGAg gTATCAGAGAGTAAGCCCAGATTGTGTTCCCCTTACAAATGGAGCCAACAAGCCCTACTTGAGACCATCACCATCTAACGAAGACACAACGACCTCGATCGCCGCCGGAAGAGGATTTAACGGCGGATCATGCACCATCAGCTCATCACTAGACGGAGTCCCCGAAGGATTCCGGTTCAGATCCACCCAACAACATGATCCTACTCCCAGCCgcggcggaggaggagatgTGCTGTTGCAGTGGGGACAACGGAAGCGATCGAGAATCTCCAGAGCCGAGATCCGATCCTCCACCACCACACCTGCCGATgattcttcgtcttcttctggACAAGGTAAGACTCAATCGAACAAGCTCTCAAGAAGATCCCTAAATCCGTCTATGCCACCACCTGCTCCGGTTTTCTCTGGTCGGAGCTCAAACAATAGAAACGGTATCGTCGGCGGCAAGGAAATTTTCCTTTCCAG GAATCTAGAAGACCGATCAGCCAACGGATCACCATCAAGAAACATCAACAGCCGTATGGTGTCCAGATCAGCCGGCTCAAAGCGATCTCCACCGTCTCCTGACCAAATCGAGAAGAGATCTAGCGTCAGAGATCACCATCAGAACCATAGACAAAACGGGTTGGATCATAATCATGATCAACAACATCAAAGAGTGAGCAGATCAGAATCAGCGGCTCAGGCTCATCCAGAGCTGGAGACAAACAAAAACAacggagagaaagagaaagcaaCGCAAGTGGAAACGAGAGAGTGGCCAAGGATCTACATTGCCTTGTCTaggaaagagaaggaagaagatttCTTGGTTATGAAAGGCACAAAGCTTCCTCACCGACCCAGGAAACGAGCTAAGAACATTGATAAATCCCTCCAG TATTGTTTCCCAGGGATGTGGTTATCTGATTTGACCAAGAATCGTTATGAAGTTAGGGAGAAGAAAAATGTGAAGAAG CCGAAACGGAGAGGATTGAAAGGGTTGGAGAATTTGGACACCGACTCCGAGTaa
- the LOC103834157 gene encoding uncharacterized protein LOC103834157 isoform X1: protein MMRYQRVSPDCVPLTNGANKPYLRPSPSNEDTTTSIAAGRGFNGGSCTISSSLDGVPEGFRFRSTQQHDPTPSRGGGGDVLLQWGQRKRSRISRAEIRSSTTTPADDSSSSSGQGKTQSNKLSRRSLNPSMPPPAPVFSGRSSNNRNGIVGGKEIFLSRNLEDRSANGSPSRNINSRMVSRSAGSKRSPPSPDQIEKRSSVRDHHQNHRQNGLDHNHDQQHQRVSRSESAAQAHPELETNKNNGEKEKATQVETREWPRIYIALSRKEKEEDFLVMKGTKLPHRPRKRAKNIDKSLQYCFPGMWLSDLTKNRYEVREKKNVKKQPKRRGLKGLENLDTDSE from the exons ATGATGAg gTATCAGAGAGTAAGCCCAGATTGTGTTCCCCTTACAAATGGAGCCAACAAGCCCTACTTGAGACCATCACCATCTAACGAAGACACAACGACCTCGATCGCCGCCGGAAGAGGATTTAACGGCGGATCATGCACCATCAGCTCATCACTAGACGGAGTCCCCGAAGGATTCCGGTTCAGATCCACCCAACAACATGATCCTACTCCCAGCCgcggcggaggaggagatgTGCTGTTGCAGTGGGGACAACGGAAGCGATCGAGAATCTCCAGAGCCGAGATCCGATCCTCCACCACCACACCTGCCGATgattcttcgtcttcttctggACAAGGTAAGACTCAATCGAACAAGCTCTCAAGAAGATCCCTAAATCCGTCTATGCCACCACCTGCTCCGGTTTTCTCTGGTCGGAGCTCAAACAATAGAAACGGTATCGTCGGCGGCAAGGAAATTTTCCTTTCCAG GAATCTAGAAGACCGATCAGCCAACGGATCACCATCAAGAAACATCAACAGCCGTATGGTGTCCAGATCAGCCGGCTCAAAGCGATCTCCACCGTCTCCTGACCAAATCGAGAAGAGATCTAGCGTCAGAGATCACCATCAGAACCATAGACAAAACGGGTTGGATCATAATCATGATCAACAACATCAAAGAGTGAGCAGATCAGAATCAGCGGCTCAGGCTCATCCAGAGCTGGAGACAAACAAAAACAacggagagaaagagaaagcaaCGCAAGTGGAAACGAGAGAGTGGCCAAGGATCTACATTGCCTTGTCTaggaaagagaaggaagaagatttCTTGGTTATGAAAGGCACAAAGCTTCCTCACCGACCCAGGAAACGAGCTAAGAACATTGATAAATCCCTCCAG TATTGTTTCCCAGGGATGTGGTTATCTGATTTGACCAAGAATCGTTATGAAGTTAGGGAGAAGAAAAATGTGAAGAAG CAGCCGAAACGGAGAGGATTGAAAGGGTTGGAGAATTTGGACACCGACTCCGAGTaa
- the LOC103834155 gene encoding leucine-rich repeat receptor-like serine/threonine-protein kinase BAM3: MADRIFTFFLVLSSISLLFSPILCSSSSSSLNLSLVRQAKVLFSIKQSFDSYDPSLDSWTVPNFNSLCSWTGVSCDNLNQSITRLDISNLNISGTLSPEVSRLPSLVFLSVASNSFSGKIPKEIHKLSNLEVLNISTNAFEGELAPLEFGEMTQLTTLDAYNNNFTGSLPLSLTKLTQLEYLDLGGNYFNGEIPVSYGGFLRLKYLSLSGNDLIGRIPNELGNITTLEKLYLGYYNDFHGGIPADLGRLINLVHLDLANCSLKGSIPAELGFLKNLEILFLQTNELTGSVPRELGNMTSLKTLDLSNNFLEGEIPLELSGLQELQLFNLFFNRLHGEIPEFVAHLPVLQILKLWHNNFTGKIPAKLGLNGKLVEIDLSSNKLTGLIPETLCFGRRLQILILFNNFLFGPLPEDLGQCEPLWRFRLGQNFLTGTLPKGLIYLPNVSLLELQNNFLTGEIAEEEAGNTGLSSLTQINLSNNRLTGPIPSSIRNLRSLQILLLGSNRFTGQIPGEIGSLKSLLTIDMSRNNLSGKLPPEFGECQSLTYLDLSHNEISGQIPVQISRIRILNYLNVSWNSLNQSLPVELGSMKSLTSVDFSHNNFSGSVPTLGQFVYFNNTSFLGNPFLCGYSSNPCNGSQNQSESQILNQRNANSNGEISAKFKLLFGLGLLGFFLLFFVLAVVKNRRMRRSNSNLWKLIGFQKLGFRSEHIVECVKENNVIGKGGAGIVYKGLMPNGEEVAVKKLLTIRKGSSHDNGLSAEIQTLGRIRHRNIVRLLAFCSNKDVNLLVYEYMPNGSLGEALHGKAGVFLKWETRLQIALEAAKGLCYLHHDCSPLIIHRDVKSNNILLGPDFEAHVADFGLAKFMMQDDGASECMSSVAGSYGYIAPEYAYTLRIDEKSDVYSFGVVLLELITGRKPVDKFGEEGIDIVQWSKIQTNCNKQGVVKIIDQRLSNVPLGEAMELFFVAMLCVQEHSVERPTMREVVQMISQAKQPHTF; encoded by the exons ATGGCAGACAGGATCTTCACTTTCTTCCTAGTCTTGTCTTCAATCTCTCTGCTCTTCTCTCCTATCCTCTGTTCTTCTTCTAGTTCATCTCTTAACCTCTCACTTGTTAGACAAGCCAAAGTCCTTTTCTCTATAAAGCAAAGCTTTGATTCCTACGATCCTTCTCTTGATTCATGGACCGTTCCAAATTTCAATTCTCTCTGTTCTTGGACTGGTGTTTCTTGTGACAACTTGAATCAGTCCATTACTCGTCTTGACATCTCTAATCTCAACATCTCCGGCACTCTCTCTCCAGAAGTCTCCCGTCTCCCTTCTCTAGTGTTCCTCTCCGTCGCTTCAAACAGTTTCTCCGGCAAGATTCCTAAAGAGATCCACAAGCTCTCAAACCTTGAAGTCTTGAACATCTCAACCAACGCCTTTGAAGGAGAGCTTGCGCCACTCGAGTTCGGTGAAATGACTCAGCTGACGACTCTTGATGCTTACAACAACAACTTCACCGGATCACTTCCTCTGTCTCTAACCAAACTCACTCAGCTAGAGTACTTAGACCTCGGAGGAAACTACTTTAACGGCGAGATCCCTGTAAGCTACGGAGGTTTCTTGCGTCTCAAGTATCTTTCTTTATCTGGAAATGACCTAATTGGGAGGATCCCTAACGAGTTAGGCAACATCACCACTCTTGAAAAGCTATACTTAGGTTACTACAACGACTTCCACGGCGGTATACCTGCGGATTTGGGGAGATTGATCAATCTTGTTCATTTAGATTTAGCTAATTGCAGCTTAAAAGGATCAATTCCTGCAGAGTTAGGGTTCCTCAAGAACTTGGAGATTCTGTTTCTTCAAACCAATGAGCTTACAGGTTCTGTTCCTAGAGAGCTGGGGAACATGACAAGCCTCAAGACTCTAGACCTCTCCAACAACTTTCTAGAAGGAGAGATTCCTCTAGAGCTATCTGGACTTCAAGAGCTTCAGTTGTTTAACCTCTTCTTCAACAGATTACACGGCGAGATCCCTGAGTTCGTAGCTCACCTTCCTGTTCTTCAAATTCTCAAGCTTTGGCACAACAACTTCACCGGGAAGATCCCTGCGAAGCTTGGATTGAACGGGAAGTTGGTAGAGATTGATTTGTCTAGTAATAAACTCACAGGTTTGATCCCTGAAACACTCTGTTTCGGAAGAAGGCTTCAGATTCTCATTCTCTTCAACAACTTCTTGTTTGGTCCACTCCCTGAAGATCTTGGCCAGTGCGAGCCGCTCTGGAGGTTCCGTCTAGGTCAGAACTTCCTGACAGGTACATTGCCAAAGGGTTTGATTTACTTGCCTAATGTATCGCTTCTTGAGCTCCAAAACAACTTCTTGACCGGAGAAATCGCGGAGGAAGAGGCCGGAAACACCGGTTTATCGAGCCTCACTCAGATCAATCTGTCCAACAATAGGTTAACCGGACCGATCCCTAGTTCAATCAGGAACCTCAGAAGCCTTCAGATTCTTCTTCTTGGCTCGAACCGGTTCACCGGGCAGATCCCTGGTGAGATTGGAAGTTTGAAGAGTCTTCTCACAATTGACATGAGCAGAAACAACTTGTCAGGCAAGTTACCTCCAGAGTTTGGTGAGTGTCAGTCATTGACCTACTTGGATTTAAGTCATAACGAGATCTCAGGTCAGATTCCGGTTCAGATATCGCGAATTCGGATTTTAAACTATCTGAATGTTTCTTGGAATTCGTTAAACCAAAGTCTCCCTGTAGAACTCGGATCCATGAAGAGCTTGACATCAGTAGATTTCTCACACAACAACTTCTCCGGTTCAGTGCCAACTTTAGGGCAATTCGTTTACTTCAACAACACGTCATTCCTCGGAAACCCTTTTCTCTGTGGATACTCTTCAAACCCTTGCAACGGTTCCCAAAACCAATCTGAATCTCAGATTCTTAACCAGAGAAATGCAAATTCCAATGGCGAAATCTCCGCGAAGTTCAAGCTGTTATTCGGGTTAGGCCTACTAGGGTTCTTCTTGTTGTTCTTCGTTTTAGCTGTGGTCAAGAATCGGAGAATGAGAAGGAGTAACTCGAATCTATGGAAGCTAATAGGGTTTCAGAAGCTTGGATTCAGAAGCGAACACATTGTAGAATGCGTCAAAGAGAACAACGTGATCGGTAAAGGCGGTGCAGGGATTGTCTACAAAGGCTTAATGCCAAACGGAGAAGAAGTTGCGGTCAAGAAGCTCTTAACCATAAGAAAAGGATCATCTCACGACAACGGTTTATCAGCAGAGATTCAGACATTAGGTAGAATCAGACACAGAAACATTGTGAGGTTGCTCGCTTTTTGTTCAAACAAAGACGTTAATCTCCTTGTTTACGAGTATATGCCTAACGGTAGTCTCGGAGAAGCGTTGCACGGGAAAGCTGGAGTGTTTTTGAAATGGGAAACGCGGTTGCAGATAGCGTTGGAAGCGGCTAAGGGTTTGTGTTATCTTCACCATGATTGTTCGCCGCTTATAATCCACAGGGATGTGAAATCAAACAACATATTGTTGGGTCCTGACTTTGAAGCTCATGTAGCTGATTTTGGGCTGGCTAAATTTATGATGCAAGATGATGGAGCTTCTGAGTGTATGTCATCAGTCGCAGGCTCGTATGGATACATCGCTCCAG AATACGCATACACACTGAGAATAGACGAGAAGAGTGATGTGTACAGCTTCGGAGTAGTGCTATTGGAGCTAATAACAGGTCGAAAACCAGTAGATAAGTTTGGAGAAGAAGGAATTGACATTGTGCAATGGTCAAAGATTCAGACAAATTGTAACAAACAAGGTGTGGTAAAGATCATAGACCAGAGATTGAGCAATGTGCCATTGGGAGAAGCCATGGAGCTGTTCTTCGTGGCAATGCTATGTGTTCAAGAACATAGTGTTGAGAGACCGACCATGAGAGAAGTTGTCCAGATGATTTCTCAAGCTAAACAACCGCATACTTTCTAA
- the LOC103834159 gene encoding vacuolar protein sorting-associated protein 2 homolog 2: MNIFKKKTTPKEALRTSKREMAVATRGIEREITSLQLEEKRLVAEIKKTAKTGNEAATKILARQLVRLRQQITNLQGSRAQIRGVTTHTQALYASTSISSGMKGATTAMVAMNKQMAPTKQAKVIKEFQKQSAQLDMTIEMMSEAIDETLDKDEAEEETEDLTNQVLDEIGVGVASQLSSAPKGRIATKTAAPNTVSNKSENNDSGSTEVDDLERRLASLRRI; this comes from the exons ATGAACATTTTCAAGAAGAAGACCACTCCCAAAG AGGCTCTCCGCACCAGCAAGAGAGAAATGGCTGTGGCTACACGAG GTATTGAACGTGAGATTACATCTCTTCAACTGGAG GAGAAGAGGCTTGTGGCAGAAATCAAGAAAACAGCTAAGACTGGGAATGAG GCTGCCACAAAGATCTTAGCTCGACAGCTTGTTAGATTGAGGCAACAGATCACCAATCTGCAGGGAAGCCGAGCTCAAATTCGTGGTGTTACCACGCATACACAG GCATTGTATGCAAGCACCTCAATCTCATCAGGAATGAAAGGTGCAACCACAGCTATGGTTGCAATGAACAAG CAAATGGCACCAACGAAACAAGCTAAGGTGATCAAGGAATTTCAGAAGCAGTCTGCACAACTTGACATGACG ATAGAGATGATGTCAGAGGCAATTGATGAAACACTTGACAAAGACGAAGCTGAAGAAGAAACTGAAGATCTCACTAACCAG GTGCTCGATGAGATTGGTGTTGGTGTTGCATCTCAG TTGTCTTCAGCTCCAAAGGGTCGGATTGCAACAAAGACCGCTGCTCCCAACACAGTCAGTAACAAGAGCGAGAACAATGA CTCAGGATCAACTGAAGTGGATGATCTAGAGAGGAGATTGGCTTCACTTCGACGTATCTGA
- the LOC103834158 gene encoding elongation factor Tu, chloroplastic-like → MAISSPAACSSRLITSYSTPSLPLSPAAISTSTKLKTLNLSSFLPPHSLTTLPQSTRRSFTVRAARGKFERKKPHVNIGTIGHVDHGKTTLTAALTMALASMGNSVAKKYDEIDAAPEERARGITINTATVEYETENRHYAHVDCPGHADYVKNMITGAAQMDGAILVVSGADGPMPQTKEHILLAKQVGVPDMVVFLNKEDQVDDSELLELVELEVRELLSSYEFNGDDIPIISGSALLAVETLTENPNVKRGDNKWVDKIYELMDAVDSYIPIPQRQTELPFLLAVEDVFSITGRGTVATGRVERGTVKVGETVDLVGLRETRNYTVTGVEMFQKILDEALAGDNVGLLLRGIQKADIQRGMVLAKPGSITPHTKFEAIVYVLKKEEGGRHSPFFAGYRPQFYMRTTDVTGKVTKIMNDKDEESKMVMPGDRVKIVVELIVPVACEQGMRFAIREGGKTVGAGVIQSIIE, encoded by the coding sequence ATGGCGATATCATCTCCCGCCGCTTGTTCCTCTAGGCTCATCACTTCCTACTCCACCCCTTCCCTCCCTCTCTCCCCCGCCGCCATTTCCACCTCCACCAAACTCAAAACCCTAAACCTCTCCTCCTTCCTCCCTCCACACTCATTAACCACCCTTCCCCAGTCCACACGCCGCTCCTTCACCGTACGCGCGGCACGTGGCAAATTCGAGCGAAAAAAGCCTCACGTCAACATCGGAACAATCGGACACGTGGACCACGGGAAAACCACCCTAACCGCCGCCCTCACCATGGCCCTCGCCTCCATGGGAAACAGCGTCGCCAAAAAGTACGACGAGATCGACGCCGCTCCCGAGGAGAGAGCCCGCGGAATCACGATCAACACCGCCACCGTCGAGTACGAGACCGAGAACCGCCACTACGCCCACGTGGACTGCCCCGGACACGCCGATTACGTCAAGAACATGATCACCGGAGCCGCGCAGATGGACGGAGCCATCCTCGTCGTCTCCGGCGCCGACGGACCGATGCCGCAGACCAAAGAGCACATCCTTCTCGCTAAGCAGGTCGGCGTCCCGGACATGGTCGTCTTCCTCAACAAAGAGGATCAGGTCGACGACTCGGAGCTGCTTGAGCTTGTGGAGCTTGAGGTGCGTGAGCTTTTATCCTCTTACGAGTTCAACGGCGACGATATCCCGATTATCTCCGGATCCGCGTTGTTAGCTGTGGAGACGCTCACGGAGAATCCTAACGTGAAGCGTGGTGATAACAAGTGGGTGGATAAGATCTACGAGCTCATGGACGCCGTTGATAGCTACATCCCTATCCCTCAGAGACAGACTGAGTTGCCTTTCTTGTTAGCTGTTGAAGATGTGTTTTCCATCACCGGACGTGGGACTGTAGCCACGGGGAGGGTTGAGAGAGGGACGGTTAAGGTTGGAGAGACTGTTGATTTAGTTGGTTTGAGAGAGACTAGGAACTATACCGTTACTGGTGTTGAGATGTTTCAGAAGATTCTGGATGAGGCCTTAGCTGGTGACAATGTGGGGTTGTTGCTTAGGGGTATTCAGAAGGCTGATATTCAGAGGGGGATGGTGTTGGCTAAGCCTGGGAGTATTACTCCGCATACTAAGTTTGAGGCGATTGTGTATGTGTTGAAGAAGGAAGAAGGTGGGAGGCATTCTCCGTTTTTCGCTGGGTATAGGCCTCAGTTTTACATGAGGACGACTGATGTCACGGGGAAAGTGACCAAGATTATGAATGATAAAGATGAAGAGTCGAAGATGGTTATGCCTGGGGATAGGGTGAAGATTGTTGTGGAGCTTATTGTGCCTGTGGCTTGTGAGCAAGGGATGAGGTTTGCTATTAGAGAAGGAGGGAAGACTGTTGGTGCTGGTGTTATTCAGTCTATCATCGAATGA
- the LOC117127512 gene encoding uncharacterized protein LOC117127512 — protein sequence MVSARLVDFPEDIEDETDVELPQMMFADGEEPVGVRVLTYQSSRSISSIVNSLNEDEIRYLRASSFGKLLEIAEKPAFSGRFVRYLLSRQLKVQKKHEAWFRFAGHPIRFSLREFAIVTGLRCDQLPKKSQLKKKKNINEKPYWPQLFGSMEEMRVSRVVKMLRKNTVTDPDIRIKLACLALVSSVLLSTNINMKMLKEDEIALSQNTIALKGFALALQLVIVEANRKVKMMKQSTHVCKAKRKTLNPAHAREVDRKAEVVVSSIIPQDPHRPIDESVLIWPDEVFDKKVENLVKLINESYVFTKDMFKGGATNSDVQKMREASKNVCKKKQTRQLETQSLDAAEGQLASVVFSLLQPEIKRIDGNVSSGIASMKKLASSSLHYKDSVIETVAGMIKDMKSEILGSLAAGYAPVASHGHHNSVSAGTVSKTGFTKQPQRLGDAGKVDVVFEGHHISPSTGNVSIAGSSKQPEGVGEDENANTIDNVLENLSHYSTPPGSPHIGAVSNALCEEENLSIPTRATPGAHSHQLTVQLREAIDGTDTSSKQDTCNIPPVAPLPRPNNQGSLGFRQYCPSGEPSFSLGLTQDKAASSPHEQDQMVVNENEVGVGRHNDTVNSRKSKRMRIVPPYLLTGYQCESAILNMARQGQLCGGSYYEMSVIREKYVRLSTLLKKPCVINVAGISVTQKDILDIADRNRLLPGKVVDILMRLVRSTFDNQVMGKADVSAAFLDSRFAYLLCRNYPKFKIQKNKAAFLFRKSLVDAVMKSCLCLDFSEAKLYVFDCNPGLNADSAILKDIKPIAEMFPNLLKQCGVSVAGVDTPLVVQRIEGLAHNTNPGDSAITTSILIQTHSLFGIDPCLAITPSVIANEAHRAAVMVYEFHAKL from the exons ATGGTCTCTGCAAGACTAGTAGATTTTCCAGAAGACATAGAAGATGAAACCGATGTGGAGTTACCTCAGATGATGTTCGCGGATGGAGAGGAACCAGTGGGCGTGAGGGTTCTGACTTACCAGTCCTCCCGATCAATCAGCTCCATCGTCAATTCTCTCAACGAAGATGAGATCCGATATCTGAGAGCTTCATCTTTCGGTAAATTATTGGAGATAGCAGAAAAACCGGCTTTTTCTGGTAGATTTGTTAGATATCTACTCTCGCGTCAACTTAAGGTGCAAAAAAAACATGAAGCGTGGTTTCGTTTTGCCGGTCACCCTATTAGGTTTTCCTTGCGTGAGTTCGCCATCGTCACAGGACTTCGTTGCGATCAACTTCCCAAAAAATCGCAgctgaagaagaaaaagaacatCAACGAAAAACCTTATTGGCCGCAGCTCTTTGGCAGTATGGAAGAAATGCGAGTTTCGAGGGTGGTGAAGATGCTTCGCAAAAATACCGTTACAGATCCAGATATCCGGATTAAATTGGCATGTCTTGCTTTAGTGTCGTCTGTGTTGCTGTCAACgaatataaacatgaaaatgcTGAAGGA AGATGAGATAGCGTTATCTCAGAATACCATCGCGTTAAAAGGTTTTGCCTTAGCTCTCCAGCTTGTAATTGTAGAAGCG AATCGGAAAGTGAAGATGATGAAACAGAGTACCCATGTCTGCAAGGCGAAGAGGAAGACATTGAATCCGGCCCACGCCCGGGAAGTAGATAGAAAAGCTGAG GTTGTTGTCAGCAGTATTATCCCCCAAGATCCTCACCGCCCAATCGATGAATCCGTTTTGATTTGGCCAGACGAGGTGTTTGATAAAAAAGTGGAAAACCTTGTGAAGCTTATTAATGAAAGTTATGTGTTTACGAAGGATATGTTCAAAGGAGGAGCTACTAATTCAGATGTTCAGAAGATGCGTGAAGCGTCAAAAAATGTTTGTAAGAAGAAGCAAACAAGACAGTTAGAAACACAGAGTCTTGACGCTGCCGAAGGACAACTTGCTTCGGTTGTGTTTTCACTTCTCCAACCGGAGATAAAACGGATTGATGGTAATGTCTCTTCTGGAATTGCGTCTATGAAGAAGTTAGCATCGTCGTCTCTCCACTACAAAGATTCCGTGATAGAGACTGTAGCGGGAATGATAAAAGATATGAAATCAGAAATTCTAGGATCCCTAGCGGCGGGTTATGCTCCTGTTGCCTCACATGGTCACCATAACAGCGTCTCAGCTGGCACTGTCTCTAAGACAGGTTTTACTAAACAACCGCAGCGTCTCGGCGACGCTGGTAAGGTTGATGTAGTTTTTGAGGGTCATCATATCAGCCCCTCAACTGGCAATGTTTCTATAGCTGGTTCTTCAAAACAACCAGAGGGGGTAGGGGAGGATGAGAATGCAAACACAATCGATAATGTGTTGGAAAATCTAAGCCATTACTCAACCCCTCCCGGATCACCACACATTGGCGCT GTTTCAAACGCCCTATGCGAGGAAGAAAATTTATCTATACCGACGCGGGCAACGCCGGGTGCACACTCCCACCAGCTAACTGTCCAACTACGTGAAGCTATCGAC GGAACGGACACCAGCTCCAAACAAGATACATGTAACATTCCTCCAGTAGCTCCTCTTCCTCGTCCCAACAACCAAGGCAGTTTAGGATTCCGTCAATATTGTCCC TCTGGTGAACCATCCTTCTCGTTGGGTCTGACTCAGGATAAGGCTGCATCAAGCCCTCATGAACAAGATCAGATGGTAGTGAATGAAAACGAAGTTGGTGTGGGGAGGCATAATGATACAGTTAACTCTCGAAAAAGCAAACGTATGCGGATAGTGCCACCGTATTTACTAACCGGTTACCAGTGCGAGAGTGCAATATTAAATATGGCCCGACAGGGACAACTTTGTGGGGGTAGCTACTACGAGATGTCCGTGATCCGTGAGAAGTATGTGCGGCTGTCCACGCTACTTAAGAAACCATG TGTTATAAATGTTGCGGGAATTTCGGTTACACAGAAAGACATTCTGGATATAGCGGACAGAAATCGTTTGTTACCTGGAAAG gTCGTAGATATTCTTATGCGTCTTGTTCGTTCCACCTTCGATAATCAAGTTATGGGTAAAGCTGACGTCAGTGCTGCATTTCTGGACAGTCGCTTTGCATATTTGTTGTGTAGGAACTACCCTAAATTCAAGATCCAGAAGAATAAGGCGGCTTTTCTATTCAGAAAGAGTCTCGTTGACGCTGTCATGAAAAGCT GCTTATGTTTGGATTTCAGTGAAGCTAAACTTTATGTTTTTGATTGCAACCCTGGTTTGAACGCCGACTCCGCAATTCTTAAAGACATCAAACCAATCGCAGAAATGTTTCCAAACCTGCTGAAACAATGTGGCGTCTCGGTTGCGGGTGTTGATACGCCCCTGGTCGTACAAAGGATCGAAGGCCTGGCGCATAACACAAACCCTGGTGATTCTGCAATAACTACATCAATTCTGATTCAAACACATTCCCTGTTTGGGATTGACCCCTGCCTTGCAATTACTCCATCAGTTATCGCCAATGAAGCACATAGAGCTGCTGTTATGGTCTACGAGTTCCATGCCAAGCTGTAG